The Cyanobium sp. AMD-g genome contains the following window.
AGGCCGACTGGGAGAACGCCGAGAAGTACAACGCCCCCGATCCCCTCGACCCCAAGTATCACGAGGAAGGGGAACTGCCTCCGGATCCCCATTTCGTCCATGACTGAGCCCCCCGCCCCCGCCCCGATGGCCACGCCGCCCGGGCTGCGGCAGCTGTTCACCGGCATGCTGATGGTGGCCCTCTCCGCTTTCGGCGGCGGCCTTTCGGCCTGGAGCCAGCGGATCATCGTCGAGCAGCGCCGCTGGATGAGCAACGAGGAGTTCCTCACTGGCCTCACCGTGGCCCGGCTCTTCCCCGGCCCCAACCAGATCAACATGGCCGTCTACGTCGGCACCTTCTTTCGCGGTCTGCCCGGGGCCCTGGCGGCCCTGGCGGGCATGTTGCTGGTGCCGTTCACCCTGCTGATGGGGGTGGGGCTGCTGTATTTCCAGTTCCATACCCTGCCGGCGCTGGATCGGGTGCTGGCTGGCGTGGTGGCGGCGGCGGCCGGGATGGCCCTGTCGATGGGCTTCAGGATCCTCGACGAGTACTGGAAGGATCCGGTGGCCCTGCTGCTGGCGGCCGTCACCTTC
Protein-coding sequences here:
- a CDS encoding chromate transporter, with product MTEPPAPAPMATPPGLRQLFTGMLMVALSAFGGGLSAWSQRIIVEQRRWMSNEEFLTGLTVARLFPGPNQINMAVYVGTFFRGLPGALAALAGMLLVPFTLLMGVGLLYFQFHTLPALDRVLAGVVAAAAGMALSMGFRILDEYWKDPVALLLAAVTFVLMQFFHVRLVPLVLVAGPLAMAWYWPRPSHPRPPAEEPR